The following nucleotide sequence is from Paenibacillus andongensis.
GACGTTTAAACTTTCGCTTCAAGTCAAACTGATTCTGTCATTTGTGTTCGTTATCTTCATACCGGTTGTTCTGTTCTCCTGGTATACGCTCAATGAAGAGTCCACCAAGGCAATGGAAGAATTGACGAAGAACAACGAGAATGTGCTGGCGGTCGAGAAAATAAACATTGAGAATAACATGGAGCTGATGGGATGGACCGATCAGCTTGCGTTATCCAATCGGGAAATGAACAATTATCTCCAAATTGAACATATTCAGGATACAGCGCGTGTTCTTCATATTAAGCATGATGTTGTCAACAACTTTCAATATTTTCTGTTCAACAATCCACGAATTGCGAATGTCCGGTTGTTCACGGACAACCCTTATGTGAATGAGATTTGGCCAGTCATTCTAAAGGAATCACGTATTCAAGACAAGCCTTGGCATGATGAGGTGATGAAGCAGAGCGGTTTGCCCTTGTGGCAGATACAGGAGAACGTCGCACTCACCGGTATGCCATCCGAACCATCGCCGAATGAGCCCTTCATGACGTACTTGCAGGAATTTAAATATGCGGACAACGCAAAACATAACGGGATTCTAGAGATATCGATGAAGCTGTCGAATTTCTTCTCTCGAACGTTCAGTAGTGTGCAGGACAAGAACTCCCAGCTGATCGTAGTAGCAAGGAACGGACAGGTATTCAGCTTGAAGGCTTCATCTGTGTTCGAACAGCACAGTGCGGAGCAATTGATGAACAGCGTGAAGCTGACGAGTAATACAGATATCGAGACGATACAGTTCAAGGTTAATGGCCAGTCCTACTTGGCATTTCAGAGCTACATTCCTTCGATCAACGTACATCTGGTCAATATGGTTAGTCTTGCGGACACGATGGAAGGCATTAACCATTCGAGAGTTCTTTATATTGTACTCATTTCGTTACTAGTGGCATTTCTCGTGCTGCTATCTTACTCGATGCAGGCGATAATTTTGCGCAGGCTTAAGGCGTTAAGAGAATCGATGCAACAGGTAAGAAGCGGTAACTTCAACGTCGAGCTGCCCCCGATAACTGGTACCGATGAGGTAGGAGAGTTGGGCCTGCATTACCATAAGCTCATTCTGAAGATTAACGAGCTTATTCAAGAGCAGGCAGCTAGGCAGGCGGCAGGGAAAGAAGCGGAGCTTCGAGCGCTGAAGAACCAGATTGATTCCCACTTCCTCTACAATACGCTGGAGAACGTCAAGATGCTGGCGGAGATTGAAGGGCAGTACCTTATATCGGACATAATGACCTCGCTAGGCGGTATGATGCGGTATTCGATGGAATGGAAGCAGGATCACGTGATGCTTAGCGATGAGATTAAGCAGGTCCAGCATTATGTATCCGTCATGAACATCCGTTATGATGGAAAACTTGATCTCCGATTGTCGATTGCACCGGAATGCCTCAAGCAGGAATCGCTCAAAATGTCACTGCAGCCCGCAGTCGAGAATGCAATCAAGCATGGGATGAGCATGATGCATTCCAGCGACGGAAATCTTGTCATTACGATCTCTGCTGTCCTGCGTGATCAAGCTTGTGTCATAGAGATCACTGACAGCGGCTGCGGCATACCGGAAGAGAAGCTGGGCATATTGAACCGAATGCTAAGAATGGAAGAGTCCTCATACCAGGATGTCCGGCAATTAGTCGTTCGCAAAAATAGCCAGGACAGCAATGGAATCGGTCTGCGTAATGTGGACCAACGCTTAGTAATGAGCTATGGGACGGAATATGGGATTCAGATCGAAAGTCAGGAAGGAAGCTATACACGCATAATTATGACTTTGCCGTATCGGGTCATGGGAGGGGAAGTAGACATCTATGATTAGCCTGCTGATCGTCGACGACGAGAAGATCATTCGGAGGGGCTTGCAATCAGTGATTGAGAGGCAGTTTCCTAATCTGTTCAACTACCGATTTGCCGAGAATGGACAAGAAGCGCTTGAGCTGCTTAGCCAGGAGCCTGCGGATATTATGTTCACAGATATCCGAATGCCAATTATGGATGGGATCGAACTGCTCGAGCAACTGCAAGAGCATCCCGTAAGGCCCGAGATTGTATTGCTGTCTGGCTTTAATCAGTTCGTATATGCGCAGAAAGCAATTCGCTATGCTGTGAAGGATTATCTCGTGAAGCCTGTGATACGGGAGGACTTGTTTGCCGTCCTGGAGCGATTAATGCGGGACATAAGGATGAGAGAAGAGCGAGCAGACAAGGCGGGCGAAGATGCCAGCCTTGTTGCTGCCGAGCTAATTACCCAGCATTTGACCCAGAAGGATGTTGGTGATTCGATAATACAGAACAAGCTAGACCAGGCCGGCTTTGGCTGGTTGGATGCAGGATATACGGTGGGCTTGCTTACGAGATCACAGGCTAGCAGTACGGATGCTGCTTCTTTCAGGAATCAAATTGCTGAGCTATTACAAGGGCATATGGATTGGTTGCTCACGCGTGATGGAAAAGGCGGAACGATTATGATCGCACGCGATCCGGTTATGTTCTACCAGTTGGCGGAACGGTGGAGGTTGAGTGTATTTGAGTCACAGCTGCGAATCGCGATTAGCGAGTCTGTTCAAGGGATAGAGCAGATAAGGTGGGCATATAGCCAAACGAAGCAAACCTTGAAATACAGTATTGTGCTTCCAGAACTCGATGTGCTGAACTACACCAGCATAAGAGAGCGCAATGAGCGGCATGTCGTTCCTGTTGAGTTGATTGGGCGATTATCGAATCTGTTGGGAATGGGACGCGGTAACGAAATGAAGCAGATTCTCGATCAAATTCTAGATTTTCGTATCATTAGCTGCTGCGAAATCGGCTACCTGGAACGGATCAGCCAGCTGCTCAATGAAGAGCTATTCGACAATGTGTTCCGCATATACGGAAATAGAGTGCTTGACCTATTAAGTCAATACGCCTCTGTTGGCCATATTGGGAATTTCGAACGATTTGAACATTATTATGCGGTTGTTGAGCAGCTTCTCGATAGTCTGGATCGGTTCATCCAAGATCGGAGAGAGCAAGCGCCTACGGAGCCAAATACGATGCAAAAAGTTCTCGCCTACTTGCAGACGCATTATGCCGACGATTTGAACATGGCGGTCGTGTCCAACCATTTCTCACTCAATTACTCGTATTTCAGCCAAGCCTTCCAAGAATATTACGGTGAGAGTTTCTCGAACTATGTTCGCCGGTTAAGGCTGGACAAGGCGAAGGAGCTGCTGGTGCACTCCGATTTGAAGGTGTACGAAATCAGTGATCAGGTTGGATTCGAAAATGTGAAGCATTTTACGAGAATATTCAAGGATACCGAAGGCATCACAGCGCTGGAATACCGAAGCCAGCGAAGGCTGTTTGAATCCAAGTGAGCTATGATTGAACTGAACTTAGCAGGACCCTCATCGGTAACGGAGATTGCTGCTTGTTAATGCAGGCGATGAGAGCAACGCGATAAGCCTTTCCGGCTTCGCGCTTCTTGTCATAAAACTCACGTAATCTCTTGGAGGCCGCTGAAAAAGTCCCCTGTATAAAAGTAAGGTACAGATTTCTTCATTTTTTGAAGAGACTGTACCTTTTTTCTGTATAAATAAACTAAGCGAGAAGCGGGCTCTTCATATTTTCAGACTACACACATAGTGTTCCCAACGCACCAACCCTAAAATCCAGCAACCTTTACCTGAAATCTAACGGATATATTACATGACAGGTTACTTGATATAATGTTTACAAAGTCCAGCAATCACCCCGATCACGCTCATCACTACCCGCGGGTGAACACCCAGTACGGGAAGCACCAAGAAAAGTACCCTATGCTAACGAATAACAGAACCGGCCAAGCTGAAACTTCTTAAACGGGACAGGCAAGCCAGGTGAGTTTAGGTGTCTGGGAATCGCCATGTTCAAGAAACCGAAGGAAAAACAAACCAGCAAATACTTAAGTGCGTTACAACTTTATTGTGAAAACAGGAGTGAGATTTCCATGTTCAGGCAATTAGAATATTTCATTCAAATTTGCAAAGAAGGAAGTTATACTAAGGCTGCAGATGTTTTAATGATTTCTCAACCTACTTTAAGTCAGCAGATCCGATTTTTAGAGGGAGAAGTTGGAACTCCTTTGTTTGAGAGAGTTGGTAGAGGGGTAAAGATTACAGCTGCCGGGGAAATACTTTACCAAAAAGCTCTTTTCGTGATGAGGCTCATTGAAGAATCGAAGAAAGAAACTTACGAGTTACGTAATGCTCGAACAAATAAACTTTTGATAGGCATCTCGTCTATGGACTTTTTTTGTTTAATACCCCGGTTTTTGAAATTCCATGAACAGTATCCTGGTATCACATTAAAATTTGCCAGTGCAGAGAATACATCACAGCAATTATTGAATAGTAGTATCGATATTGGCATTACTGACAATCATGAACCAAACAAAGAAATTCATATGATGCACCTATATAAAGAAGAACAAGCATTGGTCGTTTATGAGGATCATCCATGGGCAGATCGAACCGTTATTTCTTTTCAGGAGCTAGAAGATTTAGAATCTGCCTTATTTGTTAGGGATATAAGTGTAATCGAGCAATTTCATACATTCAGTGATAAGATCACCAAGTCTTTGCAATCAAAGTTTGAGTCAACTTCTGCGGAAATTATTCTTTTTATGGTACTGCATAAGATGGGGGTAGCTATTTTACCTGCTTCTTTAATTGAAAGCTTTTTTGGTCAGAAATTGAAAATGATTCGTCTTGTAGATCCGACGCCTGTTCGTGAGATCAAGCTTATTTTTAAAAAACATCATTACAACAATCCTTCGGTTCAAACATGTATCAACTTTTTTCTAGAACAATCGAAAAAGTTGGCAGACTATGACAGCCTCTTTCGGGATATATCTTAGGAATATCTGCT
It contains:
- a CDS encoding sensor histidine kinase encodes the protein MGFAAIRWLLGMRALTFKLSLQVKLILSFVFVIFIPVVLFSWYTLNEESTKAMEELTKNNENVLAVEKINIENNMELMGWTDQLALSNREMNNYLQIEHIQDTARVLHIKHDVVNNFQYFLFNNPRIANVRLFTDNPYVNEIWPVILKESRIQDKPWHDEVMKQSGLPLWQIQENVALTGMPSEPSPNEPFMTYLQEFKYADNAKHNGILEISMKLSNFFSRTFSSVQDKNSQLIVVARNGQVFSLKASSVFEQHSAEQLMNSVKLTSNTDIETIQFKVNGQSYLAFQSYIPSINVHLVNMVSLADTMEGINHSRVLYIVLISLLVAFLVLLSYSMQAIILRRLKALRESMQQVRSGNFNVELPPITGTDEVGELGLHYHKLILKINELIQEQAARQAAGKEAELRALKNQIDSHFLYNTLENVKMLAEIEGQYLISDIMTSLGGMMRYSMEWKQDHVMLSDEIKQVQHYVSVMNIRYDGKLDLRLSIAPECLKQESLKMSLQPAVENAIKHGMSMMHSSDGNLVITISAVLRDQACVIEITDSGCGIPEEKLGILNRMLRMEESSYQDVRQLVVRKNSQDSNGIGLRNVDQRLVMSYGTEYGIQIESQEGSYTRIIMTLPYRVMGGEVDIYD
- a CDS encoding response regulator; translated protein: MISLLIVDDEKIIRRGLQSVIERQFPNLFNYRFAENGQEALELLSQEPADIMFTDIRMPIMDGIELLEQLQEHPVRPEIVLLSGFNQFVYAQKAIRYAVKDYLVKPVIREDLFAVLERLMRDIRMREERADKAGEDASLVAAELITQHLTQKDVGDSIIQNKLDQAGFGWLDAGYTVGLLTRSQASSTDAASFRNQIAELLQGHMDWLLTRDGKGGTIMIARDPVMFYQLAERWRLSVFESQLRIAISESVQGIEQIRWAYSQTKQTLKYSIVLPELDVLNYTSIRERNERHVVPVELIGRLSNLLGMGRGNEMKQILDQILDFRIISCCEIGYLERISQLLNEELFDNVFRIYGNRVLDLLSQYASVGHIGNFERFEHYYAVVEQLLDSLDRFIQDRREQAPTEPNTMQKVLAYLQTHYADDLNMAVVSNHFSLNYSYFSQAFQEYYGESFSNYVRRLRLDKAKELLVHSDLKVYEISDQVGFENVKHFTRIFKDTEGITALEYRSQRRLFESK
- a CDS encoding LysR family transcriptional regulator → MFKKPKEKQTSKYLSALQLYCENRSEISMFRQLEYFIQICKEGSYTKAADVLMISQPTLSQQIRFLEGEVGTPLFERVGRGVKITAAGEILYQKALFVMRLIEESKKETYELRNARTNKLLIGISSMDFFCLIPRFLKFHEQYPGITLKFASAENTSQQLLNSSIDIGITDNHEPNKEIHMMHLYKEEQALVVYEDHPWADRTVISFQELEDLESALFVRDISVIEQFHTFSDKITKSLQSKFESTSAEIILFMVLHKMGVAILPASLIESFFGQKLKMIRLVDPTPVREIKLIFKKHHYNNPSVQTCINFFLEQSKKLADYDSLFRDIS